From the Cupriavidus necator N-1 genome, one window contains:
- a CDS encoding ABC transporter permease, whose translation MYALKLITRNALRHKLRTALTVFGLVIAVLAFGLLQTVIDAWYAGASAASSARLVTRNAISLVFPLPLSYESRIKGVDGVASVARSNWFGGVYRDPKNFFAQFAVSDNYLDLYPEFIVPDQQRADYQRDRKGALVGRQLADQFGFKLGDVVPIKGTIYPGTWEFVVRGIMEGRDESTITRQMVFHWEYLNETVRKRTPRQADQVGVFVLGVDNPDNTAAISRNVDAVFRNSLAETLTETEQAFQLGFVAMSNQIIAAIRVVSYVVIVIIMAVMANAMAMSARERTVEYATLKALGFGPGFLALLVFGESLAICVAGGALGMLATPPVASAFKQAVGGVFPVFTVSPQTMQLQAACALAVGVFAGIVPAVQAARVRIVEGLRAIG comes from the coding sequence ATGTACGCACTCAAGCTGATCACCCGCAATGCACTGCGGCACAAGTTGCGCACCGCGCTGACGGTGTTCGGGCTGGTGATCGCGGTGCTGGCGTTCGGGCTGCTGCAGACGGTGATCGACGCCTGGTATGCGGGCGCGTCTGCGGCGTCCAGCGCGCGTCTGGTGACGCGCAATGCGATCTCGCTGGTGTTTCCGCTGCCGCTGAGCTATGAAAGCCGCATCAAGGGCGTCGACGGCGTGGCCTCGGTGGCGCGCTCCAACTGGTTCGGTGGCGTCTATCGTGATCCCAAGAACTTCTTCGCGCAGTTCGCGGTATCTGACAACTACCTCGACCTCTACCCGGAATTCATCGTGCCCGACCAGCAGCGCGCCGACTACCAGCGCGACCGCAAGGGCGCGCTGGTCGGGCGCCAGCTGGCCGACCAGTTCGGCTTCAAGCTCGGCGACGTGGTCCCGATCAAGGGTACCATCTACCCCGGCACCTGGGAGTTCGTGGTGCGCGGCATCATGGAGGGGCGCGACGAGAGCACTATCACGCGCCAGATGGTGTTCCACTGGGAATACCTGAACGAGACCGTGCGCAAGCGCACCCCGCGCCAGGCCGACCAGGTCGGCGTCTTTGTGCTGGGCGTGGACAACCCCGACAACACCGCCGCGATCTCGCGCAATGTCGATGCGGTGTTCCGCAATTCGCTGGCAGAAACGCTGACTGAGACCGAGCAGGCCTTCCAGCTGGGCTTTGTCGCCATGTCCAACCAGATCATCGCGGCGATCCGCGTGGTGTCCTACGTGGTGATCGTGATCATCATGGCGGTGATGGCCAACGCCATGGCGATGAGCGCACGCGAGCGCACCGTGGAATACGCCACGCTCAAGGCGCTGGGCTTCGGCCCCGGCTTCCTGGCGCTGCTGGTGTTCGGCGAGTCGCTGGCGATCTGCGTGGCCGGCGGCGCGCTCGGCATGCTGGCGACGCCGCCGGTGGCAAGCGCCTTCAAGCAGGCCGTGGGCGGCGTGTTCCCGGTCTTCACCGTGTCGCCCCAGACCATGCAGCTGCAGGCGGCCTGCGCGCTGGCGGTGGGCGTGTTTGCCGGCATCGTGCCGGCGGTGCAGGCTGCGCGCGTGCGCATCGTCGAGGGCCTGCGGGCCATCGGCTAG
- a CDS encoding TAXI family TRAP transporter solute-binding subunit: protein MRRALLTLLFALLASAWLAGCGGGPPADGIRTGINERLAQALPPGTVELAGLDRRGSQADTKAPAGETRRVVYFDAELKLLRDYDFGAWDSPGVAGLVSALGAGPRGITGITSGGNKAGDIIRAHGTALYRRDAERWVGVLPAGYRPAEAPAVAADAQRGPAAILDAMRKVIESVQKDASPAQRAVIEQELTTAHANIRARLARVNEGYAIAAGAEHGQYLRFAKALVDGARVRAIPLVTHGGEENLRLLRAGKVSVALAQGDAALEAYEGKGAFAADGPQASLRAIGSLYPEPVHVLVRDADPARSVSELRGKRIAVGERGSASRVTALRVLAAHGLTDKDFKAEEVGLSTGLVALRQNQVDAVIQVIGVPADSIRDALGEMPLRLLPLDERVITAMVGQKAGYFSATIAPGTYPGLHTPVRTIATAAILVTGPDLSDTEVAELTRLVYRHGRDFVARGSAQGAQIAVATAREGLMIPQHLAAAKALDALATPGGTPAKPGGMPAKPVETPAASGTRTQ from the coding sequence ATGCGCCGCGCCCTCCTCACCCTTCTCTTTGCCTTGCTGGCCAGCGCCTGGCTGGCAGGCTGCGGCGGCGGCCCGCCCGCCGACGGCATCCGCACCGGCATCAACGAGCGGCTGGCGCAGGCGCTGCCGCCGGGCACGGTGGAACTGGCCGGCCTGGACCGGCGCGGCTCGCAGGCCGACACCAAGGCCCCGGCCGGCGAGACCCGCCGCGTGGTGTATTTCGATGCGGAACTGAAACTGCTGCGCGACTACGACTTCGGCGCGTGGGACTCGCCCGGCGTGGCCGGGCTGGTGTCGGCACTGGGCGCGGGCCCGCGCGGCATCACCGGCATCACCAGCGGCGGCAACAAGGCCGGCGACATCATCCGCGCGCATGGCACGGCGCTGTACCGGCGCGACGCCGAGCGCTGGGTCGGCGTGCTGCCGGCCGGCTACCGCCCCGCGGAAGCCCCGGCCGTCGCCGCCGATGCGCAAAGGGGCCCGGCGGCGATCCTGGACGCGATGCGCAAGGTGATCGAGTCCGTGCAGAAGGATGCCTCGCCGGCACAGCGCGCCGTGATCGAGCAGGAACTGACCACCGCGCACGCCAACATCCGCGCGCGGCTGGCACGGGTCAACGAGGGCTATGCCATTGCCGCCGGCGCCGAACACGGCCAGTACCTGCGCTTTGCGAAGGCGCTGGTGGACGGGGCGCGCGTGCGCGCGATCCCACTGGTCACGCACGGCGGAGAAGAGAACCTGCGGCTGCTGCGCGCCGGCAAGGTCTCGGTGGCGCTGGCGCAGGGCGATGCGGCGCTGGAAGCCTACGAGGGCAAGGGCGCGTTTGCCGCCGACGGCCCGCAAGCCTCGCTGCGCGCCATCGGCAGCCTCTACCCCGAGCCCGTGCACGTGCTGGTGCGCGACGCCGATCCCGCCCGCTCGGTATCCGAGCTGCGCGGCAAGCGCATCGCCGTGGGCGAGCGCGGCTCAGCCTCGCGCGTGACCGCGCTGCGCGTGCTGGCAGCGCACGGCCTGACCGACAAGGACTTCAAGGCCGAGGAAGTCGGGCTGAGCACCGGGCTGGTGGCGCTGCGCCAGAACCAGGTCGACGCGGTGATCCAGGTGATCGGCGTGCCGGCCGACAGCATCCGCGACGCGCTGGGCGAAATGCCGCTGCGGCTGCTGCCGCTGGATGAACGGGTCATCACCGCGATGGTTGGGCAGAAAGCGGGCTATTTCAGCGCCACCATCGCGCCGGGCACCTATCCCGGCCTGCACACGCCGGTACGCACCATCGCCACGGCGGCGATCCTGGTGACCGGGCCGGACCTGTCCGATACCGAAGTGGCCGAGCTGACGCGGCTGGTCTACCGCCACGGGCGCGACTTTGTCGCCCGCGGCAGCGCCCAGGGCGCACAGATCGCCGTGGCAACGGCGCGTGAAGGGCTGATGATCCCGCAGCACCTGGCGGCGGCCAAGGCGCTGGACGCGCTGGCGACACCCGGCGGGACGCCCGCCAAGCCCGGCGGAATGCCCGCGAAGCCCGTTGAAACGCCTGCGGCTTCGGGCACCCGGACGCAGTGA
- a CDS encoding SRPBCC family protein: MASSTDRIERSVLLAAPIERVWHALADADTFGSWFGVKFDGVTFAPGQRAVGSITYPGYEYLKFDVEVERMEPPRLLSWRWHPAPMERGRDYSAEPPTLVVFELKEAEGGTLLTVVESGFDQIPPERRMEAFRMNSGGWDGQMENVRKHVSGAA, translated from the coding sequence ATGGCTTCATCCACCGACCGCATCGAGCGCAGCGTCCTGCTGGCCGCCCCCATCGAACGCGTCTGGCACGCGCTGGCCGACGCCGACACCTTCGGCAGCTGGTTTGGCGTGAAATTCGACGGCGTGACCTTCGCACCCGGTCAGCGGGCCGTGGGCAGCATCACCTATCCCGGCTATGAATACCTGAAGTTCGACGTAGAGGTCGAACGCATGGAGCCGCCCCGGCTGTTGTCCTGGCGCTGGCATCCGGCGCCAATGGAGCGCGGCCGCGACTATTCGGCCGAACCGCCCACGCTGGTGGTGTTCGAGCTGAAGGAAGCCGAAGGCGGCACGCTGCTGACCGTGGTCGAATCCGGCTTCGACCAGATCCCGCCCGAACGCCGCATGGAGGCCTTCCGCATGAACAGCGGCGGCTGGGACGGGCAAATGGAAAATGTCCGGAAGCATGTCAGCGGCGCAGCCTGA
- a CDS encoding ABC transporter permease, producing the protein MAIPLTYIARNLWARRLTTALTAGGLALVVFVFATMLMLDAGLKKTLVTTGEQNNVVVIRKGAETEIQSAVARDQASIMEMHPAVAMSGAGRPLASREAVVLISLTKTSTGQPSNVVIRGISPPGMDLRPQVRLVAGRMFRPGSSEIIVGSSIASGFAGVQIGEHLRFAQRDWTVVGHFDAGGSGFDSEIWGDVDQLMQSFRRNAYSSMVVRLADTALFDRFRADIDVDPRLADEAKREQTFYSDQSKALSSFINILGFTLSTIFSVAAMIGAMITMYASVANRVAEIGTLRALGFKRVNVLAAFLIEAALLGLVGGIAGLACAALMQFASFSTTNFQTFADLSFRFILTPAIALQTLAFSMVMGLAGGFLPAVRAARMNIVDALRAR; encoded by the coding sequence GTGGCGATCCCGCTGACCTATATCGCGCGCAACCTGTGGGCCAGGCGCCTGACCACCGCCCTGACCGCGGGCGGGCTGGCGCTGGTGGTCTTTGTTTTTGCCACCATGCTGATGCTGGACGCCGGCCTGAAGAAGACCCTGGTCACCACCGGCGAGCAGAACAACGTGGTAGTGATCCGCAAGGGTGCCGAGACCGAGATCCAGAGCGCGGTCGCCCGCGACCAGGCCAGCATCATGGAGATGCACCCGGCCGTGGCCATGAGCGGCGCGGGCCGGCCGCTGGCCTCGCGCGAGGCGGTGGTGCTGATCTCGCTCACCAAGACCAGCACCGGGCAGCCGTCCAACGTGGTGATCCGCGGCATCTCGCCGCCGGGCATGGACCTGCGCCCGCAGGTGCGGCTGGTGGCCGGGCGCATGTTCCGGCCGGGCTCGTCCGAAATCATCGTCGGTAGCAGCATCGCCAGCGGCTTTGCCGGGGTGCAGATCGGCGAGCACCTGCGCTTTGCCCAGCGCGACTGGACCGTGGTCGGCCACTTCGACGCCGGCGGCAGCGGCTTCGACTCCGAGATCTGGGGCGACGTGGACCAGCTGATGCAGTCGTTCCGGCGCAATGCGTATTCGTCGATGGTGGTGCGGCTGGCGGATACGGCGCTGTTCGACCGCTTTCGCGCCGATATCGACGTCGACCCGCGGCTGGCGGACGAGGCCAAGCGCGAGCAGACCTTCTACAGCGACCAGTCCAAGGCGCTGTCCAGCTTTATCAATATCCTGGGCTTCACGCTGTCCACCATCTTCTCGGTCGCGGCGATGATCGGCGCCATGATCACCATGTACGCCTCGGTGGCCAACCGCGTGGCGGAGATCGGCACGCTGCGCGCGCTGGGCTTCAAGCGCGTCAACGTGCTGGCCGCCTTCCTGATCGAAGCCGCGCTGCTCGGGCTGGTGGGCGGTATCGCGGGGCTGGCATGCGCCGCGCTGATGCAGTTCGCCTCGTTCTCGACCACCAACTTTCAGACCTTCGCGGATCTTTCGTTCCGCTTCATCCTGACCCCGGCCATCGCGCTGCAGACGCTGGCGTTCTCGATGGTGATGGGGCTGGCAGGCGGCTTCCTGCCGGCGGTGCGCGCGGCGCGGATGAATATCGTGGACGCGTTGCGGGCGCGCTGA
- a CDS encoding APC family permease — translation MSIGAQAPLAPAQPQQQTQSHELQRTLTWKDAFWVTSGVPAGVLFTIGGVSATIGNPAWVIWILAILVGFAQCFVYAEISGLYPHKSGGASVYGALGWVRYSKFVAPVSVWCNWVAWSPMLALGTSLAAGYMLSALFPPDSVINTWQLTLLDLGVVSKGLTLRVNSIFILATAFLLITFKLQHSGASAAATTQRILGIASLTPLVLIALVPMFTGDMPSTSFLPLLPLTHDAAGAPVLGGWNAAGISTAMGAMFLACWSTFGFETAVCYTREFKDPQKDTFKAIFWSGVLCLFMFIAVPIAFQGSLGLSGMLEPAIVDGSGVGAAMARFVGGGAVVFNVIVVMLVLAILLIVMTSMMGSSRTLYQASLDGWLPRYLSHVNEHGSPTRAMWTDLVFNLFLLLMSNYMAVLSISNVCYMIFVFLNLQSGWIHRMDRPDWARPYKCKNWLLALGAFFGFFDLAFVGAGANFQGEHTLRNGLIAALLIVPVFVYRHYIQDKGRFPESMRRDMELPNARAGALPYVALIVGGLVVWIAAKLTVIT, via the coding sequence GATCGGCGCGCAGGCGCCGCTCGCCCCCGCCCAACCACAGCAGCAAACCCAATCGCATGAACTGCAGCGCACCCTGACCTGGAAGGATGCCTTCTGGGTCACCAGCGGCGTGCCAGCGGGCGTGCTCTTCACCATCGGCGGCGTGTCCGCCACCATCGGCAACCCGGCCTGGGTGATCTGGATCCTCGCCATCCTGGTCGGCTTTGCGCAGTGCTTCGTCTATGCGGAGATCTCGGGCCTGTATCCGCACAAGTCCGGCGGCGCCTCGGTGTACGGCGCGCTCGGCTGGGTGCGCTACAGCAAGTTCGTCGCACCGGTCTCGGTGTGGTGCAACTGGGTAGCCTGGTCGCCGATGCTGGCGCTGGGCACCAGCCTCGCCGCCGGCTACATGCTGAGCGCGCTGTTCCCGCCCGACTCGGTCATCAACACCTGGCAGCTGACGCTGCTGGACCTGGGCGTTGTCAGCAAGGGCCTGACGCTGCGGGTGAACTCCATCTTCATCCTGGCCACCGCCTTTCTGCTGATCACCTTCAAGCTGCAGCACAGCGGCGCCTCGGCCGCGGCCACCACGCAGCGCATCCTGGGCATTGCCTCGCTGACGCCGCTGGTGCTGATCGCGCTGGTGCCGATGTTCACCGGCGACATGCCGTCCACCAGCTTCCTGCCGCTGCTGCCGCTGACCCATGACGCGGCCGGCGCGCCGGTGCTGGGCGGCTGGAACGCCGCCGGCATCAGCACCGCCATGGGCGCCATGTTCCTGGCCTGCTGGTCGACCTTCGGCTTCGAGACCGCAGTGTGCTACACGCGTGAGTTCAAGGATCCGCAGAAGGACACCTTCAAGGCGATCTTCTGGTCCGGCGTGCTGTGCCTGTTCATGTTCATCGCGGTGCCGATCGCCTTCCAGGGCTCGCTGGGCCTGTCGGGCATGCTGGAACCGGCCATCGTCGACGGCTCCGGCGTGGGCGCGGCCATGGCCAGGTTCGTCGGCGGCGGCGCGGTGGTGTTCAACGTGATCGTGGTGATGCTGGTGCTGGCGATCCTGCTGATCGTGATGACCTCGATGATGGGTTCGTCGCGCACGCTGTACCAGGCCTCGCTCGACGGCTGGCTGCCGCGCTACCTCTCGCACGTGAACGAGCACGGCTCGCCCACGCGCGCCATGTGGACGGACCTGGTGTTCAACCTATTCCTGCTGCTGATGTCGAACTACATGGCGGTGCTGTCGATCAGCAACGTCTGCTACATGATCTTCGTGTTCCTGAACCTGCAGTCGGGCTGGATCCACCGCATGGACCGCCCGGACTGGGCCCGGCCCTACAAGTGCAAGAACTGGCTGCTGGCACTGGGCGCGTTCTTCGGCTTCTTCGACCTGGCATTCGTCGGTGCCGGCGCCAACTTCCAGGGCGAGCACACACTGCGCAACGGCCTGATCGCCGCGCTGCTGATCGTGCCGGTGTTCGTCTACCGCCACTACATCCAGGACAAGGGCCGCTTCCCCGAGTCGATGCGCCGCGACATGGAGCTGCCCAATGCGCGCGCTGGCGCGCTGCCCTACGTGGCGCTGATCGTCGGCGGGCTGGTGGTGTGGATCGCTGCCAAGCTGACGGTGATCACCTGA
- a CDS encoding ArsR/SmtB family transcription factor, with protein sequence MSAAQPETSPALELRDAATVFAALGDETRLRLVAALCAGGTMSIAQLTAGSAMTRQAVTKHLQVLAQAGLVRDSRAGRERLWQFEPGQVEAARRSLEAIGRQWDFALAKLKLAVETSH encoded by the coding sequence ATGTCAGCGGCGCAGCCTGAAACCTCCCCCGCGCTGGAACTGCGCGATGCCGCGACCGTCTTCGCCGCGCTTGGCGACGAAACCCGGCTGCGGCTGGTGGCAGCGCTGTGCGCGGGCGGCACGATGTCGATCGCGCAGCTGACCGCGGGCAGCGCCATGACGCGCCAGGCGGTCACCAAGCACCTGCAGGTGCTGGCGCAGGCCGGGCTGGTGCGCGACAGCCGCGCCGGCCGCGAGCGCCTGTGGCAGTTCGAGCCCGGCCAGGTCGAAGCCGCGCGCCGGTCGCTGGAAGCGATCGGGCGGCAATGGGATTTCGCGCTGGCGAAGCTGAAGCTGGCGGTGGAGACCAGTCACTAG
- a CDS encoding efflux RND transporter periplasmic adaptor subunit produces MADHDLSRLKIDRGAAAAGASIRPRRRWLRYAVITLAVLALAGIAMKLAGPRAVQTVTVTSAYPTQNFTVLNATGYVVPQRKAAVASKAQGRLEWLGVLEGSHVKKDEIIARLESKDVAASFAQAQAQVQVAQANLALQQAELKDAEVNLRRSKILIVPNAISRTQYDADVARFDKARASVNSSRASIASAQANARAAEVAVEQTVVRAPFDGVVLVKHANVGDNITPFSAAADTKGAIVTIADMETLEVEADVAESNIGKIRAAQPCELLLDALPGLRLAGQVSRIVPTVDRSKATVLVKVRFVDRDARVLPDMSAKIAFLSRAASAQDRQPVVAVQPAAVVTRQGRELAYVVKDGRAHEVQVKTGAKLGELVAVQGVKPGDVLVLSPADNLGDGDRITVAKP; encoded by the coding sequence GTGGCTGACCATGATCTGTCCAGGCTGAAAATCGACCGCGGCGCCGCCGCGGCCGGCGCCAGCATCCGCCCCCGGCGCAGGTGGCTGCGCTACGCAGTGATCACGCTGGCCGTGCTGGCCCTGGCCGGCATCGCCATGAAGCTGGCCGGGCCGCGGGCGGTGCAGACCGTCACCGTCACCTCCGCCTATCCCACGCAGAATTTCACCGTGCTCAATGCCACCGGCTATGTCGTGCCGCAGCGCAAGGCGGCGGTCGCGTCCAAGGCGCAGGGCCGGCTGGAATGGCTGGGCGTGCTGGAGGGCTCGCATGTGAAGAAGGACGAGATCATCGCACGGCTGGAGAGCAAGGACGTCGCCGCCTCGTTCGCGCAGGCGCAGGCACAGGTCCAGGTGGCGCAGGCCAACCTGGCACTGCAGCAGGCCGAACTGAAGGACGCCGAGGTGAACCTGCGCCGCTCGAAGATCCTGATCGTGCCGAACGCCATCTCTCGCACCCAGTATGACGCCGACGTGGCGCGCTTTGACAAGGCGCGGGCCTCGGTAAACAGTTCGCGTGCGTCGATCGCCTCGGCCCAGGCCAATGCCCGCGCGGCCGAGGTCGCGGTGGAGCAGACCGTGGTGCGCGCGCCCTTCGATGGCGTGGTGCTGGTCAAGCATGCCAACGTGGGCGACAACATCACCCCCTTCTCCGCCGCCGCCGACACCAAGGGCGCGATCGTGACCATCGCCGACATGGAGACGCTGGAGGTGGAAGCCGATGTCGCCGAATCCAATATCGGCAAGATCCGCGCCGCCCAGCCGTGCGAGCTGCTGCTGGATGCGCTGCCGGGATTGCGGCTGGCGGGGCAGGTGTCGCGCATCGTGCCGACGGTGGACCGCTCCAAGGCCACCGTGCTGGTCAAGGTGCGCTTTGTCGACCGCGATGCGCGCGTGCTGCCGGACATGAGCGCCAAGATCGCCTTCCTGTCGCGCGCAGCCTCGGCGCAGGACCGCCAGCCGGTGGTGGCGGTGCAGCCCGCCGCCGTGGTCACGCGCCAGGGCCGGGAGCTGGCCTATGTTGTGAAGGACGGCCGTGCGCATGAGGTGCAGGTCAAGACCGGCGCCAAGCTGGGCGAACTGGTGGCCGTGCAGGGCGTCAAGCCCGGCGACGTGCTGGTGCTTTCGCCGGCCGACAATCTCGGCGACGGCGACCGCATCACCGTGGCCAAGCCGTAG
- a CDS encoding PDR/VanB family oxidoreductase, producing the protein MTDTLRVRVGRVEPLAAGIKRFTLQPCEGGALPAFDSGSHVVVHMDGGRLRNAYSLTSTLGEPGHYQIAVRLEEASRGGSRYMHEQVSEGDELHIGAPGNLFSLDHGARRHLLIAGGIGITPFMTHIQALAARGAAFELHYCFRNAQSAAFLDVLPATLQPGQLHLYESDSGTMLDLAALIAAQPADTHVYVCGPVPLNDAVVNAARAAGWDAGRIHFEQFRNEVDATGGAFEAVLQKSGLTLQVGADEPLLRAIEKAGIKVDCMCREGICGSCETAIVEGQADHRDQYLSDAEKAAQKTMMLCVSRCKGQRLVLDL; encoded by the coding sequence ATGACTGACACGCTCCGCGTGCGCGTCGGCCGCGTCGAGCCGCTGGCCGCCGGCATCAAGCGCTTCACCCTGCAACCCTGCGAAGGCGGCGCGCTGCCCGCCTTCGACAGCGGCAGCCACGTGGTCGTCCATATGGACGGCGGCCGGCTGCGCAACGCCTATTCGCTGACCAGCACGCTGGGCGAGCCCGGCCACTACCAGATCGCGGTGCGGCTGGAAGAGGCTTCGCGCGGCGGCTCGCGCTATATGCACGAGCAGGTCAGCGAAGGCGACGAACTGCATATCGGCGCTCCCGGCAACCTGTTCAGCCTGGACCACGGCGCCCGCCGCCACCTGCTGATCGCCGGCGGCATCGGCATCACGCCCTTCATGACGCATATCCAGGCGCTGGCCGCGCGCGGCGCGGCGTTCGAACTGCACTACTGCTTCCGCAACGCCCAGTCCGCCGCCTTCCTGGACGTGCTGCCCGCCACGCTGCAGCCCGGCCAGCTTCACCTGTACGAGAGCGACAGCGGCACCATGCTCGACCTCGCCGCGCTGATCGCCGCGCAGCCTGCCGACACGCACGTCTATGTCTGCGGCCCGGTGCCGCTGAACGACGCCGTGGTCAACGCCGCGCGCGCCGCGGGCTGGGACGCGGGGCGCATCCACTTCGAGCAGTTCCGCAACGAGGTCGACGCCACCGGCGGCGCCTTCGAGGCCGTGCTGCAGAAGAGCGGGCTGACGCTGCAGGTCGGCGCCGACGAACCGCTGCTGCGCGCCATCGAGAAGGCGGGTATCAAGGTGGACTGCATGTGCCGCGAAGGCATCTGCGGCTCCTGCGAGACCGCCATCGTCGAAGGGCAGGCCGATCACCGCGACCAGTACCTGTCGGATGCCGAAAAGGCCGCGCAGAAGACGATGATGCTGTGCGTGTCGCGCTGCAAGGGCCAGCGGCTGGTGCTGGACCTCTGA
- a CDS encoding ABC transporter ATP-binding protein, with the protein MSAAPLVQISHVAKSYRRGVQTVPVLTDISLDIGEGEFVALMGPSGSGKSTLLNLIAGIDRPDSGTLHVAGLDITRLPEAELADWRAANVGFIFQFYNLMPVLTAFENVELPLMLTSLPRAERRARVELVLGMVNLADRMSHYPSELSGGQQQRVAIARALITDPALIVADEPTGDLDRTSAAEILAMMQRLNADAGKTIIMVTHDAHAAAAAGSLVHLEKGELIRGEIA; encoded by the coding sequence ATGAGCGCAGCACCGCTGGTGCAGATCAGCCACGTCGCCAAATCCTACCGGCGCGGCGTGCAGACCGTTCCGGTGCTGACCGATATCTCGCTCGATATCGGCGAAGGCGAATTTGTTGCGCTGATGGGGCCGTCCGGCTCGGGCAAGAGCACGCTGCTGAACCTGATCGCCGGCATCGACCGGCCCGACAGCGGCACGCTGCACGTGGCGGGGCTGGACATCACGCGGCTGCCGGAAGCCGAGCTGGCCGACTGGCGCGCCGCCAACGTCGGCTTTATCTTCCAGTTCTACAACCTGATGCCGGTGCTGACCGCGTTCGAGAACGTGGAGCTGCCGCTGATGCTGACCAGCCTGCCGCGCGCGGAGCGGCGCGCGCGCGTGGAACTGGTGCTGGGCATGGTCAATCTGGCCGACCGCATGAGCCACTACCCGTCGGAGCTGTCGGGCGGCCAGCAGCAGCGCGTGGCGATCGCGCGCGCGCTGATCACCGACCCCGCGCTGATCGTCGCCGACGAGCCCACCGGCGACCTCGACCGCACCTCCGCCGCCGAGATCCTGGCGATGATGCAGCGGCTCAATGCCGATGCCGGCAAGACCATCATCATGGTCACGCACGATGCGCACGCCGCCGCAGCGGCGGGGTCGCTGGTGCACCTGGAGAAGGGGGAGCTGATCCGTGGCGAGATTGCCTAG
- the gltS gene encoding sodium/glutamate symporter — translation MNLDLLSSLLTAVVVLLIGTLVNRSVGVLARYNIPDPVTGGLLFAILASVALAAADFRVVIDPGMKPVLLLMFFGGVGLCADLRMLKRGGKALVIFLIILLPYILVQNVVGVAMARTLDLHPIFGLVSGSITLVGGHGTGAAYAERFAEVNNLQAVMDLSMTVATIGLIVGGIIGGPVAQYLISHYKLRSTAREAGDTEEEAAAISPITTVGALAALAGMLAAVIGGRWIAAQMPAGPITIPGFLWCMMLGIAIRNLLPFIGLRFDDRATDLITNVCLSLFLVMTMMALDLAEVALSAGPFLLIIAMQVVFIILYVVLVCFRFMGRDYEAAVTSAAFIGFNMGSTATAMANMRAITSRYGPAPTSYLITPLAGAFFVDLMNAFVLTMLLALPLIGG, via the coding sequence ATGAACCTCGACCTGCTGAGTTCGCTGCTGACTGCCGTCGTGGTGCTGCTGATCGGCACGCTGGTCAACCGCAGCGTCGGCGTGCTGGCGCGCTACAACATTCCCGACCCTGTCACCGGCGGGCTGCTGTTCGCGATCCTCGCCTCCGTGGCGCTGGCGGCAGCGGACTTCCGCGTGGTAATCGATCCCGGCATGAAGCCGGTGCTGCTGCTGATGTTCTTCGGCGGCGTCGGGCTCTGCGCCGACCTGCGCATGCTCAAGCGCGGCGGCAAGGCGCTGGTGATCTTCCTGATCATCCTGCTGCCCTATATCTTGGTGCAGAACGTGGTAGGCGTGGCCATGGCCCGGACGCTGGACCTGCATCCCATCTTCGGGCTGGTGAGCGGATCGATCACGCTGGTGGGCGGCCACGGCACCGGTGCCGCCTATGCCGAGCGCTTTGCCGAGGTCAACAACCTGCAGGCGGTGATGGACCTGTCGATGACGGTGGCCACCATCGGCCTGATCGTGGGCGGCATCATCGGCGGCCCGGTGGCGCAATACCTGATCTCGCACTACAAGCTGCGCTCGACCGCGCGCGAGGCCGGCGACACCGAGGAAGAAGCCGCCGCCATCTCGCCCATCACCACCGTCGGTGCGCTGGCGGCGCTGGCCGGCATGCTGGCCGCGGTGATCGGCGGGCGCTGGATCGCCGCGCAGATGCCCGCTGGCCCCATCACCATCCCCGGCTTTCTGTGGTGCATGATGCTCGGCATCGCCATCCGCAACCTGCTGCCCTTTATCGGGCTGCGCTTTGACGACCGCGCCACCGACCTGATCACCAATGTCTGCCTGTCGCTGTTCCTGGTAATGACCATGATGGCACTGGACCTGGCCGAGGTGGCGCTGTCCGCAGGCCCCTTCCTGCTGATCATCGCCATGCAGGTGGTCTTCATCATTCTCTATGTGGTGCTGGTGTGCTTCCGCTTCATGGGGCGCGACTACGAGGCCGCGGTCACCTCGGCTGCCTTTATCGGCTTCAACATGGGATCGACCGCCACCGCCATGGCCAATATGCGCGCCATCACGTCCCGCTACGGGCCGGCACCCACCAGCTACCTGATCACGCCGCTGGCCGGCGCGTTCTTCGTCGACCTGATGAACGCCTTCGTGCTGACCATGCTGCTGGCATTGCCGCTGATCGGAGGCTGA